Proteins from one Anopheles nili chromosome 2, idAnoNiliSN_F5_01, whole genome shotgun sequence genomic window:
- the LOC128731981 gene encoding probable Golgi SNAP receptor complex member 2, producing the protein MEALYMQTNSLIQETQQCFQRLNDARYDSNEIEHDIEMKITSVNGNCDRLDVLLFKVPVAQRQNAKMRVDQLKYDIRHLQAALKMFQDKKQRRETELAERESLLNKRFTANSETSIDIDYSLQHHNSMQNAHRGVDEMIWTGSNVLDGLRSQRETLKGARKRILDVGNTLGLSNQTMKMIERRLVEDKYVLYGGMIITTVIIFLIIYFWIL; encoded by the exons ATGGAAGCGTTGTATATGCAAACAAATAGCCTCATACAGGAAACGCAACAGTGTTTCCAACGTCTGAACGATGCTCGTTATGATTCGAACGAAATTGAGCACGATATTGAAATGAAGATTACCTCAGTTAACGG TAATTGCGATCGTCTCGATGTGTTGCTCTTCAAGGTACCGGTGGCGCAACGACAAAACGCGAAAATGCGTGTCGATCAGCTGAAATATGACATCCGGCATTTGCAAGCCGCTCTGAAGATGTTCCAGGACAAGAAACAACGCCGAGAAACGGAGCTGGCCGAGCGAGAAAGTTTGCTCAACAAAAGATTCACCGCGAATTCGGAAACATCGATCGATATCGATTACTCCCTGCAGCACCATAACTCCATGCAAAACGCGCACCGCGGAGTGGATGAAATGATCTGGACCGGGTCTAACGTGCTAGACGGGCTACGGTCACAACGTGAAACCTTAAAAGGTGCACGAAAACGAATTCTCGACGTAGGTAACACGCTAGGACTATCCAATCAAACGATGAAGATGATTGAACGCAGGCTTGTGGAAGACAAGTACGTGTTGTACGGCGGCATGATTATTACGACGGTTATAATTTTtctgattatttatttttggattCTGTAG